In one Pseudomonas fitomaticsae genomic region, the following are encoded:
- a CDS encoding GlcG/HbpS family heme-binding protein, whose amino-acid sequence MTVKYLIASLAISLGTAALAAPELPRHADLDLKTARLLANTALENCMATVSVLDRGGNLLVTLRGDGIGPHNTAASQRKAYTALSTKTPTRLFAERARSNPETANLNTLDELLLLGGGIPLFAGKELVGAMGVAGSGGGEQDENCAIKAADIVGLSINRT is encoded by the coding sequence ATGACCGTTAAATACTTGATTGCCAGCCTGGCAATCAGCCTCGGCACTGCCGCGCTCGCTGCGCCTGAGTTGCCCCGGCACGCCGATCTCGATCTGAAAACCGCACGGCTGCTTGCCAACACAGCGCTGGAAAACTGCATGGCCACGGTGTCAGTGCTCGACCGTGGCGGCAACCTGTTGGTGACCTTGCGCGGCGACGGTATCGGCCCGCACAACACCGCCGCCAGCCAACGCAAAGCCTACACCGCGCTGTCGACGAAAACCCCGACCCGGTTGTTCGCCGAGCGCGCCCGAAGCAACCCGGAAACCGCCAACCTCAACACCCTCGATGAATTGCTGTTACTCGGCGGCGGCATCCCGCTGTTCGCTGGCAAGGAACTGGTCGGCGCCATGGGCGTGGCCGGTTCCGGCGGCGGCGAGCAGGACGAAAACTGCGCGATCAAGGCTGCCGACATCGTTGGCCTGTCCATCAACCGTACTTGA
- a CDS encoding heavy metal sensor histidine kinase encodes MRARSIAWRLALAFAAVCALVLSAIGVFLYRSLASEIAWRDDMALLGRLEQVRALLADSDSLDALQARPRLYQNMLGNLDSLLLVQRADGSNVITINPRQRALPLVQAIPRDRPPQRSDVLTWQAADGVELALLSGQAQGPNGEALTVIAGKVLSEREQMLGSYRLRLYLAVGLGAVLAFTLGLVLLRRGLQPLRKLSEALRGIDLRSLDQRVPTAGTPAELLEPVHALNGMLVRLDDGFQRLSQFSADLAHEIRTPLHTLLASNGQALNYPRSSTEYQEVLASNMEEFERLKRMAENLMFLARAEQAERALDLRTLELHEIGDELCDYFEALADDREIRLENTFSGELLADQQLLQRALGNLLANAVRHADAGSVISLRRRDESGMCWLQVHNLGPVIADEHLGKLFDRFYRVDPSRAEPGDSGGLGLAIVQSIMQLHGGRVRVSSDAQATAFELGFVTSR; translated from the coding sequence ATGCGCGCTAGATCCATCGCCTGGCGCCTGGCCCTGGCGTTCGCCGCCGTCTGTGCGTTGGTACTCAGCGCGATCGGCGTGTTCCTGTATCGCTCGCTGGCATCGGAAATCGCCTGGCGCGACGACATGGCGTTGCTCGGTCGTCTGGAACAGGTACGCGCATTGCTCGCCGACAGTGACAGCCTCGACGCCTTGCAGGCGCGGCCACGGCTGTACCAGAACATGCTTGGCAATCTCGACAGTCTGCTGCTGGTGCAACGCGCGGACGGCTCGAATGTGATCACGATCAACCCTCGCCAACGCGCACTGCCGTTGGTGCAGGCCATCCCCCGAGACCGGCCTCCGCAACGCAGCGATGTGCTGACCTGGCAGGCGGCGGATGGTGTCGAGCTGGCCCTGTTGTCAGGTCAGGCCCAAGGGCCGAACGGCGAAGCGCTGACCGTGATCGCCGGCAAGGTCTTGAGCGAGCGCGAGCAGATGCTCGGCAGCTATCGCCTGCGCTTGTATCTGGCCGTCGGCCTTGGTGCCGTACTCGCCTTCACGTTGGGCCTGGTGCTGTTGCGCCGTGGTTTGCAGCCTCTGCGCAAACTGAGTGAAGCGCTGCGCGGCATCGACCTGCGCAGCCTCGACCAACGCGTGCCTACCGCCGGCACGCCAGCGGAATTGCTGGAGCCGGTGCACGCGCTGAACGGCATGCTGGTGCGACTGGACGACGGCTTCCAGCGCCTCTCTCAGTTTTCCGCCGACCTCGCCCACGAAATCCGCACGCCCCTGCACACCTTGCTCGCCAGCAACGGCCAGGCACTGAATTACCCGCGCAGCAGCACCGAGTATCAGGAAGTGCTGGCCTCAAACATGGAAGAGTTCGAACGGCTCAAGCGCATGGCCGAAAACCTGATGTTTCTCGCCCGCGCCGAGCAAGCTGAGCGAGCGCTCGATCTGCGCACGCTGGAACTGCACGAAATCGGCGATGAGTTGTGCGACTACTTCGAGGCCTTGGCCGATGACCGTGAAATCCGCCTCGAAAACACGTTCAGTGGAGAGTTGCTGGCGGATCAGCAACTGCTGCAACGCGCCTTGGGCAACCTGTTGGCCAACGCCGTACGTCATGCCGATGCCGGCTCGGTTATCAGTCTGCGCCGCCGCGATGAGTCAGGCATGTGCTGGCTGCAAGTCCACAACCTCGGCCCGGTCATCGCGGATGAGCATCTGGGCAAACTGTTCGACCGCTTCTACCGCGTCGACCCGTCCCGCGCGGAGCCGGGAGACTCCGGCGGCTTGGGACTGGCGATTGTGCAGTCGATCATGCAGTTGCATGGGGGGCGGGTGCGGGTGAGTAGTGATGCGCAGGCAACGGCTTTTGAGCTTGGATTTGTAACCAGTCGGTAA
- a CDS encoding heavy metal response regulator transcription factor, protein MRLLVVEDEAKTANFLAKGLGESGFAVDVALNGLDGRHFIEQQEYDLIILDVMLPGLNGWQLLQLIRQRGATPVLFLTAKDAIEDRVRGLELGADDYLLKPFAFAELLARVRTLLRRGPMREAESYSIADLEIDVLRRRVSRGGQRIALTNKEFALLHLLASRQGEVLSRTLIASQVWNLNFDSDTNMVEVAVRRLRSKVDDPYMPKLIHTVRGVGYQLEAPDDAR, encoded by the coding sequence ATGCGTTTGCTGGTCGTAGAAGATGAAGCCAAAACCGCGAATTTCCTCGCCAAAGGGCTGGGCGAGTCGGGTTTTGCCGTGGATGTGGCGCTGAATGGCCTCGACGGACGTCACTTCATCGAGCAGCAGGAATATGACCTGATCATCCTCGACGTGATGTTGCCGGGCCTCAACGGCTGGCAATTGCTGCAGCTGATCCGCCAGCGCGGCGCCACGCCGGTGCTGTTCCTGACAGCAAAGGATGCGATCGAAGACCGCGTGCGTGGCCTCGAACTGGGGGCCGATGACTATTTGCTCAAGCCGTTCGCCTTCGCTGAATTGCTCGCGCGGGTACGGACGTTGTTACGGCGCGGGCCGATGCGCGAAGCCGAGTCGTACAGCATCGCCGATCTGGAGATCGACGTGCTGCGCCGCCGGGTCAGCCGTGGCGGCCAGCGCATCGCTCTGACCAACAAGGAATTCGCCCTCCTGCATTTGCTCGCCAGCCGTCAGGGTGAAGTACTGTCGCGCACGCTGATTGCTTCGCAGGTGTGGAACCTGAATTTCGACAGCGACACCAACATGGTCGAAGTCGCGGTGCGTCGGCTGCGCTCGAAAGTCGATGATCCGTACATGCCCAAACTGATCCACACCGTGCGCGGGGTCGGCTATCAACTTGAAGCGCCTGACGATGCGCGCTAG
- the uraH gene encoding hydroxyisourate hydrolase gives MTPLRMTFAALGLSAFSSLALAAGNPLSVHVLNLENGLPSPGINVTLERHVGQDWQPLAQGTTNEQGRIAELFPANKPFEAGEYRVVFKTGEYFEKTKHETFFPEIPVIFKVKQTDQHYHIPLLLSPYGFSTYRGS, from the coding sequence ATGACCCCACTGCGCATGACTTTCGCCGCGCTTGGCCTGAGCGCTTTTTCGAGCCTGGCGCTGGCCGCCGGCAACCCGCTGAGCGTGCATGTACTCAATCTGGAAAACGGCCTGCCGTCGCCGGGCATCAACGTGACGCTGGAACGTCATGTCGGCCAGGACTGGCAGCCGCTGGCGCAGGGCACTACCAATGAACAGGGGCGGATCGCCGAACTGTTCCCGGCGAACAAACCGTTCGAGGCGGGTGAATATCGAGTGGTATTCAAGACTGGCGAGTACTTCGAGAAGACGAAGCACGAGACGTTTTTCCCGGAGATTCCGGTGATCTTTAAAGTGAAGCAGACGGATCAGCACTATCACATTCCGTTGCTGCTGAGCCCGTATGGCTTCTCGACCTATCGCGGTTCGTAG